A DNA window from Ctenopharyngodon idella isolate HZGC_01 chromosome 10, HZGC01, whole genome shotgun sequence contains the following coding sequences:
- the tjp3 gene encoding tight junction protein ZO-3 isoform X2 codes for MEVRFKGTKTDMEEMTIWEQHTVTLSKDSKVGFGFAVSGGRDKPNPVNGDTAVVVSDVLPSGPAMGRLHTRDQIVMVNGVSMENVTSLFTIQNLRNCGKLANITIKRPRTIQIPASNRPTRSASQSNILDDDGPQYKGQRGTDTSRNRRARSVTPDRNGHDLPIMSGFKRLPSQEVQDRPIRTTLIKKKPTDEYGMKLGSQIFIKHMTPTGLAAKQGTLQEGDLVLKINGMTTENLSLLETKHLVEKSRGKLTMLVLRDDRKFLVSIPEVEDSPQNSADERREDSSSELEEISDLDSDNPTNRKSRPRDRRSRSRANPVSKPRESPPLRSTLTRPPTQSMPPRRVPSESESDRSNSPPSSRHDTLDNRDRYKVLSGISTLPNPRASPVTQNWSSSTASRPHRAVSESDSDRSASPPPRRESPRPENHSRYKVLPDLPPPGMKSSSLSMSQDFPRRMASPYRPPPRAASESESDDSTGPQRRQGTPASQESRNRYRATPEVTAVPVMEPPKWAKPSTPVQRAPSESESDASYNSPPRSQSPVSKNSRSRQEAKMQVPIINNRQDPPFRASPARPPPEDSSESERAPSPLRRSDSPSRNSDHSYPHANGTLRSNMSIPKHTTLNSKPVEEPLYSLPPDAVPTPNPGYSSDQNHISFVKEGNVGLRLVGGNDVGIFVGGVQPNSPAQRQGMTEGDQILEVNGIDFNHFTREEAAMYLMNIRAGERIDIRTQNKMDIYKKILKSSLGDSFYIRTHFDHVADSSVGLSFTRGEVFRVLDTMYHGKLGKWLAVRMGNDLHELDKGTIPNQARAETLANLEQTQRISAAERQASGPRAEFWKLRGLRGAKKNTRRTRDDLLQLTIQGKFPAYEKVLLKEANFKRPIVILGPLNDIANEKLARELPDEFEVAEMVARSGSDSSSSVIKLDTVRRIAEQEKHPLLDITPTAVERLNYIQYHPMVLFLDPHSRKDVKAMRQKYMPGSNKSSRRLYAQALKLRKHYSHLFSARIDLQPGANMWYDILKDKIRQQQAKPVWVSEVALEGGGEEELDALSRANNSDYLSGASDYEDTDGEAFTDGEAYTDNEDLEEHTEGISRHRSSALARSSEPATGQNPSPEPSYNLEPYLEEEPEYTLLPGEVPPILHVPEPRSPRVAAGFPQQEDDVPSQRSFTDSDFSTGEMAAPPTPSDVPPNFRAPDPKEVQSETPPLSAIEEKLQQARMAEPERKSSPSFIVLAHHEAMQMRRTQIRGSDSDSDENDKDDDDFSIDDDEADDIEWGPATEL; via the exons ATGGAAGTGAGATTTAAAGGGACG AAAACAGACATGGAGGAGATGACGATATGGGAGCAGCATACGGTCACGTTATCGAAA GATTCCAAGGTCGGCTTCGGTTTTGCGGTCTCAGGTGGACGAGACAAGCCCAACCCAGTAAACGGGGACACAGCAGTGGTGGTCTCTGATGTGCTTCCCAGCGGCCCCGCCATGGGCCGACTTCA TACACGAGATCAGATAGTTATGGTGAATGGTGTTTCCATGGAGAACGTCACCTCACTCTTCACTATTCAAAATCTGAGGAACTGTGGGAAATTGGCAAACATT ACTATAAAGAGGCCACGCACAATTCAGATCCCTGCGAGCAACAGACCTACTCGTTCTGCCTCACAATCAAACATACTAGACGATGATGGACCTCAATACAAAGGTCAGCGTGGCACTGACACCAGCCGTAACCGACGAGCTCGAAGCGTCACACCTGACCGCAACGGTCATGACCTCCCCATCATGTCCGGCTTCAAGAGGCTGCCCAGTCAGGAAGTGCAAGATAGACCCATCAGAACAACCCTGATCAAGAAAAAACCCACAGATG AGTACGGAATGAAGCTGGGGAGCCAGATTTTCATCAAGCACATGACTCCCACCGGTCTGGCTGCCAAACAGGGCACACTTCAGGAAGGAGATCTTGTTTTGAAG ATTAACGGCATGACGACAGAAAATCTGTCCCTGCTGGAGACCAAGCACCTGGTGGAGAAGTCTAGAGGTAAACTGACCATGCTGGTGTTGAGGGACGACAGAAAATTCCTGGTCAGCATTCCTGAAGTGGAGGACAGTCCTCAAAACAGTGCGGACGAGAGGAGGGAAGACAGCAGCTCCGAGCTGGAGG AAATCTCAGACCTGGATTCTGACAACCCCACAAATCGAAAATCCCGTCCAAGAGACCGACGTTCTCGCAG TCGTGCCAATCCTGTGTCGAAACCACGCGAATCTCCCCCTTTGCGCTCTACGCTCACAAGACCACCTACCCAGTCGATGCCCCCTCGCAGAG TTCCCTCAGAGTCTGAATCGGACCGCAGCAACTCGCCGCCATCTTCAAGACACGACACTCTCGATAACAGAGACCGATACAA GGTACTCTCAGGGATCTCCACACTGCCAAACCCTCGAGCCTCACCCGTCACGCAGAACTGGAGCTCCTCCACTGCCTCACGACCTCACAGAG CTGTTTCTGAGTCCGATTCAGACCGGAGCGCCTCTCCGCCTCCCAGACGTGAGAGTCCTAGACCTGAAAATCACTCCAGATACAA GGTGCTTCCCGATCTCCCTCCTCCAGGAATGAAGTCTTCCTCTCTTAGCATGTCTCAGGATTTCCCTCGCCGCATGGCCTCCCCTTACAGGCCTCCACCCAGAG CTGCATCAGAGTCTGAATCGGACGATAGTACCGGACCTCAACGCAGACAGGGGACTCCAGCCAGCCAGGAGTCCCGCAATAGATACAG GGCGACCCCTGAGGTCACTGCAGTCCCTGTAATGGAACCCCCAAAATGGGCGAAACCCTCAACCCCTGTACAGAGAG CCCCTTCAGAATCCGAGTCAGATGCAAGTTACAACTCTCCTCCGAGATCACAGTCTCCAGTCAGTAAAAACTCAAGAAGCAGACAAGA ggCTAAAATGCAAGTGCCAATCATCAACAACCGACAAGATCCCCCATTCAGAGCCTCTCCTGCCAGACCACCACCTGAAG ATTCCTCTGAATCAGAAAGGGCCCCGTCACCTCTCAGGAGATCTGACAGTCCCAGCCGCAACAGCGATCACAG TTACCCACATGCTAATGGCACTCTCCGCTCTAACATGTCCATTCCCAAACACACCACATTGAATT CGAAACCTGTAGAGGAGCCACTTTATTCACTTCCTCCAGATGCAGTGCCAACACCAAACCCGGG GTACAGCTCGGACCAGAACCACATCAGCTTTGTGAAAGAGGGCAACGTTGGGTTGCGGCTGGTGGGAGGAAATGATGTTGGCATCTTTGTTGGTGGTGTCCAGCCCAACAGTCCAGCCCAGAGGCAAGGCATGACAGAGGGTGATCAGATACTGGAG GTAAACGGCATAGACTTTAACCACTTCACCAGAGAGGAGGCAGCTATGTACCTCATGAACATCCGTGCTGGGGAGCGTATTGATATTCGAACTCAGAACAAAATGGACA TCTACAAAAAAATTTTGAAGTCCAGCCTCGGTGACTCTTTCTACATCCGTACACACTTTGACCATGTGGCTGATAGCAGCGTCGGCTTGAGCTTTACCAGAGGTGAGGTGTTCAGAGTGTTGGACACCATGTATCACGGGAAGCTGGGAAAGTGGCTAGCTGTGCGCATGGGCAATGATCTACACGAACTGGACAAAGGCACCATTCCTAACCAGGCCAG gGCTGAAACTCTGGCCAATTTGGAGCAGACACAGAGAATTAGTGCAGCCGAGCGCCAAGCCTCCGGCCCCAGAGCCGAATTCTGGAAGCTACGGGGCCTAAGGGGGGCCAAAAAGAATACCAGAAGAACCCGCGATGACCTCCTACAGTTGACGATTCAGGGCAAATTTCCAGCATATGAGAAGGTCCTGCTGAAAGAGG CCAATTTCAAACGGCCAATTGTCATTTTGGGTCCTCTGAATGACATTGCGAATGAGAAGCTAGCCCGAGAGTTGCCTGATGAATTTGAAGTTGCAG AAATGGTAGCCAGGAGTGGAAGTGATAGTTCATCCAGTGTCATAAAACTGGACACGGTTAGGCGGATAGCAGAACAG GAAAAGCATCCCCTGCTGGACATTACACCCACTGCGGTAGAAAGATTGAATTACATCCAATACCATCCCATGGTGCTCTTCTTGGATCCTCATAGTCGGAAGGATGTGAAGGCCATGAGGCAAAAATACATGCCAGGCTCCAACAAGAGCTCTCGTCGCCTCTACGCTCAGGCCTTAAAGCTGAGGAAACACTATAGCCATCTATTTTCCG CACGCATTGATCTTCAGCCTGGTGCGAATATGTGGTATGACATTTTGAAAGACAAGATTCGGCAGCAGCAGGCTAAACCTGTCTGGGTTTCTGAAGTAGCG TTGGAGGGAGGCGGAGAGGAGGAGCTTGACGCATTGAGTCGTGCAAACAACTCTGACTACCTCAGCGGTGCCAGTGACTACGAGGACACTGACGGTGAGGCCTTCACAGATGGCGAAGCCTACACAGACAACGAGGACCTGGAAGAGCACACAGAAGGCATCTCCAGACACCGTAGCAGTGCACTAGCCCGCTCCTCAGAGCCTGCCACTGGGCAGAATCCTAGTCCTGAACCTTCCTACAACCTAGAGCCATATTTGGAGGAAGAGCCTGAGTACACCCTACTTCCCGGTGAAGTACCTCCTATCCTCCACGTTCCAGAGCCCCGTTCTCCACGCGTTGCCGCTGGCTTTCCCCAACAAGAAGACGATGTCCCCTCGCAGCGCAGCTTCACGGATTCAGACTTCAGCACCGGTGAAATGGCCGCACCACCAACACCTTCCGATGTACCACCCAACTTCAGGGCACCAGATCCCAAAGAAGTCCAATCAGAGACCCCTCCACTGTCAGCCATAGAGGAGAAACTGCAACAG GCCCGTATGGCAGAACCAGAAAGGAAATCTTCCCCTTCATTTATAGT ATTGGCACATCATGAAGCCATGCAAATGCGGAGAACACAAATCCGAGGAAGCGACAGTGACAGCGATGAAAACGAcaaagatgatgatgattttaGTATTGACGATGATGAAGCTGATGACATTGAATGGGGACCTGCCACAGAGCTGTAA
- the tjp3 gene encoding tight junction protein ZO-3 isoform X3, with product MEVRFKGTKTDMEEMTIWEQHTVTLSKDSKVGFGFAVSGGRDKPNPVNGDTAVVVSDVLPSGPAMGRLHTRDQIVMVNGVSMENVTSLFTIQNLRNCGKLANITIKRPRTIQIPASNRPTRSASQSNILDDDGPQYKGQRGTDTSRNRRARSVTPDRNGHDLPIMSGFKRLPSQEVQDRPIRTTLIKKKPTDEYGMKLGSQIFIKHMTPTGLAAKQGTLQEGDLVLKINGMTTENLSLLETKHLVEKSRGKLTMLVLRDDRKFLVSIPEVEDSPQNSADERREDSSSELEDLDSDNPTNRKSRPRDRRSRRSRANPVSKPRESPPLRSTLTRPPTQSMPPRRVPSESESDRSNSPPSSRHDTLDNRDRYKVLSGISTLPNPRASPVTQNWSSSTASRPHRAVSESDSDRSASPPPRRESPRPENHSRYKVLPDLPPPGMKSSSLSMSQDFPRRMASPYRPPPRAASESESDDSTGPQRRQGTPASQESRNRYRATPEVTAVPVMEPPKWAKPSTPVQRAPSESESDASYNSPPRSQSPVSKNSRSRQEAKMQVPIINNRQDPPFRASPARPPPEDSSESERAPSPLRRSDSPSRNSDHSYPHANGTLRSNMSIPKHTTLNSKPVEEPLYSLPPDAVPTPNPGYSSDQNHISFVKEGNVGLRLVGGNDVGIFVGGVQPNSPAQRQGMTEGDQILEVNGIDFNHFTREEAAMYLMNIRAGERIDIRTQNKMDIYKKILKSSLGDSFYIRTHFDHVADSSVGLSFTRGEVFRVLDTMYHGKLGKWLAVRMGNDLHELDKGTIPNQARAETLANLEQTQRISAAERQASGPRAEFWKLRGLRGAKKNTRRTRDDLLQLTIQGKFPAYEKVLLKEANFKRPIVILGPLNDIANEKLARELPDEFEVAEMVARSGSDSSSSVIKLDTVRRIAEQEKHPLLDITPTAVERLNYIQYHPMVLFLDPHSRKDVKAMRQKYMPGSNKSSRRLYAQALKLRKHYSHLFSARIDLQPGANMWYDILKDKIRQQQAKPVWVSEVALEGGGEEELDALSRANNSDYLSGASDYEDTDGEAFTDGEAYTDNEDLEEHTEGISRHRSSALARSSEPATGQNPSPEPSYNLEPYLEEEPEYTLLPGEVPPILHVPEPRSPRVAAGFPQQEDDVPSQRSFTDSDFSTGEMAAPPTPSDVPPNFRAPDPKEVQSETPPLSAIEEKLQQARMAEPERKSSPSFIVLAHHEAMQMRRTQIRGSDSDSDENDKDDDDFSIDDDEADDIEWGPATEL from the exons ATGGAAGTGAGATTTAAAGGGACG AAAACAGACATGGAGGAGATGACGATATGGGAGCAGCATACGGTCACGTTATCGAAA GATTCCAAGGTCGGCTTCGGTTTTGCGGTCTCAGGTGGACGAGACAAGCCCAACCCAGTAAACGGGGACACAGCAGTGGTGGTCTCTGATGTGCTTCCCAGCGGCCCCGCCATGGGCCGACTTCA TACACGAGATCAGATAGTTATGGTGAATGGTGTTTCCATGGAGAACGTCACCTCACTCTTCACTATTCAAAATCTGAGGAACTGTGGGAAATTGGCAAACATT ACTATAAAGAGGCCACGCACAATTCAGATCCCTGCGAGCAACAGACCTACTCGTTCTGCCTCACAATCAAACATACTAGACGATGATGGACCTCAATACAAAGGTCAGCGTGGCACTGACACCAGCCGTAACCGACGAGCTCGAAGCGTCACACCTGACCGCAACGGTCATGACCTCCCCATCATGTCCGGCTTCAAGAGGCTGCCCAGTCAGGAAGTGCAAGATAGACCCATCAGAACAACCCTGATCAAGAAAAAACCCACAGATG AGTACGGAATGAAGCTGGGGAGCCAGATTTTCATCAAGCACATGACTCCCACCGGTCTGGCTGCCAAACAGGGCACACTTCAGGAAGGAGATCTTGTTTTGAAG ATTAACGGCATGACGACAGAAAATCTGTCCCTGCTGGAGACCAAGCACCTGGTGGAGAAGTCTAGAGGTAAACTGACCATGCTGGTGTTGAGGGACGACAGAAAATTCCTGGTCAGCATTCCTGAAGTGGAGGACAGTCCTCAAAACAGTGCGGACGAGAGGAGGGAAGACAGCAGCTCCGAGCTGGAGG ACCTGGATTCTGACAACCCCACAAATCGAAAATCCCGTCCAAGAGACCGACGTTCTCGCAG AAGTCGTGCCAATCCTGTGTCGAAACCACGCGAATCTCCCCCTTTGCGCTCTACGCTCACAAGACCACCTACCCAGTCGATGCCCCCTCGCAGAG TTCCCTCAGAGTCTGAATCGGACCGCAGCAACTCGCCGCCATCTTCAAGACACGACACTCTCGATAACAGAGACCGATACAA GGTACTCTCAGGGATCTCCACACTGCCAAACCCTCGAGCCTCACCCGTCACGCAGAACTGGAGCTCCTCCACTGCCTCACGACCTCACAGAG CTGTTTCTGAGTCCGATTCAGACCGGAGCGCCTCTCCGCCTCCCAGACGTGAGAGTCCTAGACCTGAAAATCACTCCAGATACAA GGTGCTTCCCGATCTCCCTCCTCCAGGAATGAAGTCTTCCTCTCTTAGCATGTCTCAGGATTTCCCTCGCCGCATGGCCTCCCCTTACAGGCCTCCACCCAGAG CTGCATCAGAGTCTGAATCGGACGATAGTACCGGACCTCAACGCAGACAGGGGACTCCAGCCAGCCAGGAGTCCCGCAATAGATACAG GGCGACCCCTGAGGTCACTGCAGTCCCTGTAATGGAACCCCCAAAATGGGCGAAACCCTCAACCCCTGTACAGAGAG CCCCTTCAGAATCCGAGTCAGATGCAAGTTACAACTCTCCTCCGAGATCACAGTCTCCAGTCAGTAAAAACTCAAGAAGCAGACAAGA ggCTAAAATGCAAGTGCCAATCATCAACAACCGACAAGATCCCCCATTCAGAGCCTCTCCTGCCAGACCACCACCTGAAG ATTCCTCTGAATCAGAAAGGGCCCCGTCACCTCTCAGGAGATCTGACAGTCCCAGCCGCAACAGCGATCACAG TTACCCACATGCTAATGGCACTCTCCGCTCTAACATGTCCATTCCCAAACACACCACATTGAATT CGAAACCTGTAGAGGAGCCACTTTATTCACTTCCTCCAGATGCAGTGCCAACACCAAACCCGGG GTACAGCTCGGACCAGAACCACATCAGCTTTGTGAAAGAGGGCAACGTTGGGTTGCGGCTGGTGGGAGGAAATGATGTTGGCATCTTTGTTGGTGGTGTCCAGCCCAACAGTCCAGCCCAGAGGCAAGGCATGACAGAGGGTGATCAGATACTGGAG GTAAACGGCATAGACTTTAACCACTTCACCAGAGAGGAGGCAGCTATGTACCTCATGAACATCCGTGCTGGGGAGCGTATTGATATTCGAACTCAGAACAAAATGGACA TCTACAAAAAAATTTTGAAGTCCAGCCTCGGTGACTCTTTCTACATCCGTACACACTTTGACCATGTGGCTGATAGCAGCGTCGGCTTGAGCTTTACCAGAGGTGAGGTGTTCAGAGTGTTGGACACCATGTATCACGGGAAGCTGGGAAAGTGGCTAGCTGTGCGCATGGGCAATGATCTACACGAACTGGACAAAGGCACCATTCCTAACCAGGCCAG gGCTGAAACTCTGGCCAATTTGGAGCAGACACAGAGAATTAGTGCAGCCGAGCGCCAAGCCTCCGGCCCCAGAGCCGAATTCTGGAAGCTACGGGGCCTAAGGGGGGCCAAAAAGAATACCAGAAGAACCCGCGATGACCTCCTACAGTTGACGATTCAGGGCAAATTTCCAGCATATGAGAAGGTCCTGCTGAAAGAGG CCAATTTCAAACGGCCAATTGTCATTTTGGGTCCTCTGAATGACATTGCGAATGAGAAGCTAGCCCGAGAGTTGCCTGATGAATTTGAAGTTGCAG AAATGGTAGCCAGGAGTGGAAGTGATAGTTCATCCAGTGTCATAAAACTGGACACGGTTAGGCGGATAGCAGAACAG GAAAAGCATCCCCTGCTGGACATTACACCCACTGCGGTAGAAAGATTGAATTACATCCAATACCATCCCATGGTGCTCTTCTTGGATCCTCATAGTCGGAAGGATGTGAAGGCCATGAGGCAAAAATACATGCCAGGCTCCAACAAGAGCTCTCGTCGCCTCTACGCTCAGGCCTTAAAGCTGAGGAAACACTATAGCCATCTATTTTCCG CACGCATTGATCTTCAGCCTGGTGCGAATATGTGGTATGACATTTTGAAAGACAAGATTCGGCAGCAGCAGGCTAAACCTGTCTGGGTTTCTGAAGTAGCG TTGGAGGGAGGCGGAGAGGAGGAGCTTGACGCATTGAGTCGTGCAAACAACTCTGACTACCTCAGCGGTGCCAGTGACTACGAGGACACTGACGGTGAGGCCTTCACAGATGGCGAAGCCTACACAGACAACGAGGACCTGGAAGAGCACACAGAAGGCATCTCCAGACACCGTAGCAGTGCACTAGCCCGCTCCTCAGAGCCTGCCACTGGGCAGAATCCTAGTCCTGAACCTTCCTACAACCTAGAGCCATATTTGGAGGAAGAGCCTGAGTACACCCTACTTCCCGGTGAAGTACCTCCTATCCTCCACGTTCCAGAGCCCCGTTCTCCACGCGTTGCCGCTGGCTTTCCCCAACAAGAAGACGATGTCCCCTCGCAGCGCAGCTTCACGGATTCAGACTTCAGCACCGGTGAAATGGCCGCACCACCAACACCTTCCGATGTACCACCCAACTTCAGGGCACCAGATCCCAAAGAAGTCCAATCAGAGACCCCTCCACTGTCAGCCATAGAGGAGAAACTGCAACAG GCCCGTATGGCAGAACCAGAAAGGAAATCTTCCCCTTCATTTATAGT ATTGGCACATCATGAAGCCATGCAAATGCGGAGAACACAAATCCGAGGAAGCGACAGTGACAGCGATGAAAACGAcaaagatgatgatgattttaGTATTGACGATGATGAAGCTGATGACATTGAATGGGGACCTGCCACAGAGCTGTAA